CAAAGATAAAGTTCGTTCAGCAATggttttgtgtacatattaatatgatatatcaacaattaaaaatatattttaatcgaaGATAATTCAAATATCATCGTCTTGATATTGCAGAATTAGTTTGACGAGTGAACTAAACTTCCGCTAGCATGGTCTGTAACCATGAATATTATAGACTGTTAGATAAATGTTATATAGAATGttagataaattaaattagatagaataaaaaaattgttggtgTGCGGTGACCATGATTGTTCCAGTCGGCTTATtccattatacaaaaaaaaataacgttacataattaaaatctataaataaacaagtttaGTACAAAAACTTCACGCCACAGTTCAAGGTACAAGACTGTGATTTCAGTTGACTGTAATCTTCCATCGAGAACAGTACTCTTCATAGAACATGAAGTTGTTCTCAATTTTGCTTTCTCTGATGGTACCTGCTGCTGTGTATGGAATTCGACTAACCATACCCGAACTAGGAGAAATGGAAGGAATAACCACAATCTCAGCTTGGACCAATAGAtctatttaccaattttttggTGTCAAATTTGGAAAAACCACGTCTGGAAACCGAAGATTCTTGGTAAATATTGCTAAATTCTTATTTTGTATGTTAATTTCAACTCATAAATGTATTATTCAGCCTCCAGAGCCTACAACTCCTTGGGAAGGAGTATACAATGCCACCACTGAAGGTGTGGAATGTCCTCAAATGAAAAATCTGATGGATATCATAAACGCACCACCTAACGTAGATGTAGAAGATTGTTTATTGTTGAATTTATATACTCCAATGGTAaatctaattaaattaaatatttgatataactaTATATCTTGATTCAATAGAACATTGAAATTAGATTCCAGATAATAGCACAAAATTGTTGCCGGTAATGGTTTACTTTCACGGTGGTGGATTTTATGAAGGAAGTGCTCGATTTTTCCCACCGAATTATTTACTAGAACATGACGTACTACTAGTAGTTGTTCAATATCGTTTAGGTCCATTGggtaatttaaatcaattactCAATAACATAATGCTATAAATACAATCATCAATATACCAACGTTGAATTTGTTCCCCGCAGGCTTCATGAGTCTTGATACTGATGCTATTTCTGGTAACGTTGGATTTATGGATCAAATTCTGGGTCTGAAATGGGTTAATAAGCACATACGAAACTTTGGAGGAGACAATACCAGGGTCACTATATTTGGTCAAAGCGCTGGTGCTTGTTCGGTCTCTCTACACTTGATGAGTCCAATGGTAatcagtaatttattttaaatcaaataattaataagtgTAATTAATAAGTGTGGAATGTCAATCGCTGTATTTAAATAACATCTGATTGTGAATTgtgatatgtatatttctatattatattGTCTTTAATGAATTGTATGTTATGTGCCAAATACAATAACTATAATTGTAGTCAATTAGTAATATCATTcatcattatatattatttatatacatataatagctaTGTATGGTTGTAAAAAAtaggaaatgaaaataaaattaggaCGAGgtatatttggaaaaataaaccgataattagtttttataatgatacattcatatgtacatagatcacaGTAAATCTTACGAATTGAAACCATTtagaattgaaattgaattcaatccATTTAGAAttgaaacattatttttttctacttaTTTAACATCCGTAAATGATAACAATTAAATTAGATAACTTTTcctattatcatcatcatatatgtaACTAGTGTTATACccggtgaaatataatcgcatgAGTactggcatattaagttattaaattaaaagaaatgtgttggttttgtgttcgatccgcatacggtcgaattttttaaaaatatatttaaattaatatttatattattaaaaagaaaaatataaaaactacctacctacatgaaaacaatttaaaacaccaatagaaaaattaattaattaattaaataacttttcaaCAGAGAGCGGTAAacgctcagagacttagcgccgtctatttacctaaaggaaacattggtaaaaacagtatatatatagaagtttttttttttattttgttattatattcgtatacggtttgcagtggtttagctatgacgtacatacatataaatgttgaatcgaaacgactattaaagtacggcgagcgttatctcagacaaacacacagaatagcaatattatatacatatataatatcgctattctatgTGACTTTGTGCCTGtttgtgtatctgcgataacgctcgccgtactataatagtcgtttcgattcgacatacatatgtacgtcacagctaaaacactagCAACAAAATGTACAgttataataacgaaagaaaaaaaattctatacacatatatatactgtttaccaccaatgttttctctaagcaagtctctgagcatttagcgtcatgtattgaatgtttgtttatttaattgattaattaatcaatttttgcattggtgttttatattgtttataccattttttgttcatattagagaattaaatataaatattaaattaaatatattaaaaaggtaCCGGAacacacagaaccgacacatttcttttatttttttatttatttaataacttaatatgccaacacccatgcaatgACATTTCATCGCATACAACACTAGTTTCTACTAtaagaatactaaaaataatcaaaaaattaaaaaaaagtttttcatcaAAGCAAACTCACTCtaccatatgtaaatttaatttaatttgtgtttattAATCAGGTGGATTCCCACTTATTTCAACAAGCAATAATAATGTCTGGATCATCTCATGCAGACTGGGCATTTGATACGAACCCAACCGTTTATGCCAAAAATTTATACAGCGTACTAATGAATACAACAGTGGAGGCCAGTAACTCTGAAATGGAGGAAGCCTTCAAAAGTGCAACTATTATTGAATTCATACGAGCCCTCAATCGTCAAATTGTTAgtatatacattattaaatCATTCGATAAGCACACACAATTTTCATTCATTGTAAATTCTGAATTAAATGAATTACGttttaaaatccaaataaacattcgtacattaatacatttttaggaAATGTATCCACCGATGATGAGGAAAGTGGGCCGGGCTGTTCTCCAAAAAGCGGGTAGTGTAAAGTATCTTACAGAACTACCCGAAAACATAATACAAAGGGGACATTTCAGAACCGTACCAATGATGGCAGGTGTTGTTAAGAATGATGGATCATTTTTAACTACAAGTATAATACGACGCCGTATAAACTTATCtagatgtgtatgtattttaaaacgtgaataaaaatatgtgttatatttcattttagtgATATATGATGTGATGGAAGAAAATAATCTGCTTAACAATGATGATTTCATAAGAAATAACCTCACACAATACTTATTTGAAATTGCaggtatgatattatatatatatataatatcgctattctgtgtgtctgtctgtgatAACGCTCGataatactataatagtcgtttcgattcaacatacatatgtacatcacagctaaaccactgccaaaacgtatatacaaatacaataacaaaagaaaaatacttctatatacatatgtatactatttgctaccaatgtttcctcttaacagagaatttaccgccaattaattttaattaatttttctattggtgttttatattgtttacatgtaggtaggtaggtagttttcatattaaataattatatttaaatattaaattaaatatattcaaaaggtatttgaaaaaaaattgaccgcatgcggatcgaaccgacaaattacttaaatttttttttatttaataacataataagcaacacccatgcgatgatatgtcatcgcatgggttatggtatattaagttatgaaataaaaaaaaaattaaatgaaatttgttagtcctgtgttcgatccgcacgcggtcgttttttatttcaaacaccttataaatatatttaatttaatatttatatttaattgtttaatactatggtggccgctgactcatatttgtatcatgttgggtgcacaacgcttactggccgctgatacatatataatttacgactgcgcgaatatatttttcgtgcagaatatatttttcagtccgctgatatatatttgtatcacattttcgtcataaacgaaaacgtgatacaaaattgtatcatcggccacaAACGATTTTCGCAAACGTGATACGacaatatatcagcggactgataCAGTTGGCGcagtcgtaaatcatatatgtacatatgtaccagcggccactaagcattgtgcacccaacatgatacaaatatgagtcagcggccacattgtgttaatacgaaaaaaatggtaaaaactacctgcctacctacattaattaattaattaattgaataaattttccatagatggcgctaaaagCTCAGAGACTTATATGCCTAGAGCTAACATTGgaagcaaacagtatatatagaagttttttgttgatctgttattatggtcttattatattcatacgtcTTGTTGGCAGCGTTTTAACCGTGACgtacatacagacacacagaatatcgatattatatatatgatgtacatatgtatgtacatacatatattttttaaaaagtttaatatataactcaaaatttgtatatttgaacatcAACAGCAATTGAAGACACAACAAACACGTTGTCAGACACattcaacaatatatatttcaaaggaCTGTTCAATAAGTCAGAAAATATCACCTTCGCAGAATTGGCTCCGGGTATTACAGATGTAAGAAAagtttatacatattaataaatataaatcgacTGCCTCGGTAAATTAAgttctattttataaaattggattttaaaG
This genomic interval from Arctopsyche grandis isolate Sample6627 chromosome 8, ASM5162203v2, whole genome shotgun sequence contains the following:
- the LOC143915314 gene encoding juvenile hormone esterase-like — encoded protein: MKLFSILLSLMVPAAVYGIRLTIPELGEMEGITTISAWTNRSIYQFFGVKFGKTTSGNRRFLPPEPTTPWEGVYNATTEGVECPQMKNLMDIINAPPNVDVEDCLLLNLYTPMIPDNSTKLLPVMVYFHGGGFYEGSARFFPPNYLLEHDVLLVVVQYRLGPLGFMSLDTDAISGNVGFMDQILGLKWVNKHIRNFGGDNTRVTIFGQSAGACSVSLHLMSPMVDSHLFQQAIIMSGSSHADWAFDTNPTVYAKNLYSVLMNTTVEASNSEMEEAFKSATIIEFIRALNRQIEMYPPMMRKVGRAVLQKAGSVKYLTELPENIIQRGHFRTVPMMAGVVKNDGSFLTTMIYDVMEENNLLNNDDFIRNNLTQYLFEIAAIEDTTNTLSDTFNNIYFKGLFNKSENITFAELAPGITDILGNMLLKSQTLKQAKINARYENRTYFYTIDYRGEHTRFGYGADTTKYPFDGGVHHSDDLLYLFPYPYTSPLNEQDTEIAKLISDLWTSFAINGEPTSPFLNVEWPVLEKNKNGPYLQINSTSYISQDFVDGEYKVTSIEAGLISDDRKY